The Mus pahari chromosome 5, PAHARI_EIJ_v1.1, whole genome shotgun sequence genomic sequence ATCTACAACTTTGATGTCTACTGTATCAGAGTTAAATGGAATTCATATTTGCATCTGTTTTAATTCATGCCACTATTTTCTTCAAGGTGCTTTGTCTACAGGAAGTTCAAGAAGATCATTATGGGACAGAAATCAGACCAAGTCTGGAATCACTGGGTACAATGTAACCTTTGTTTACTTTAGCCATATTTATTCTTGCAGAATTGTTATTTAAACGtaagtttttaaacaaaacaaaaaaatgtatgatACATTTGGGGATAActtagtttagaaaaaaaaaatgatgcagaaagagtcagatgtccgtcctggaactggagttaaagatggttgtgagctaccatgtgagtgctgggaactgaacctgggtcctctgcaagagcaacaagggctcttagtcattgagccatctctccaggccaggggataacttttactttttatttattattttacaggtatgagtgttttgtctgcttgtatgtctgtgcaccatgtgtgatCCTTAAGCCTATAGAGACCAGACAAGGGAGATCTGTGGCATTATAGTTAACAGGCATTTATGAGCCACAATGTAGGTAttagaactaaacccaggtcatCTTCAAGAGtaaccagtgcccttaactgctgagccatctccagcacCTTTGGGATAattcttaattttgaaaatgtgatAGTATTTCAAAGTATCAGTCAAACCCTGCAGCATTTCTGCTAGAAATTCCATGCTGATCTTAAAAGGGAAAGGTCTCCAGGGGTCATTCAGCTACTATACCACTGTGGGTCTGTGCTGCAGATGAGGGACTGGCCCACTTACCTCATCAACAGGAGGCCTTATCATAGCTTGTTGGATGAAGCAGCTTTAAGAATCATCTCATCTCCAAGCATGAAGCACGTGCCCGCATGACATCCATTCATTTATCCGGTGCCTTCTGAGTACCTGCTTGATCTTTACACTGTTCTAGAAGTGAGAACAGCTTTGGTCTCCACAGCTGACCGCCTCCCTAGTGGGATGTGTGTAAGTGAACTGCAGGCAAGGAAAGCAGACAGGGAAGATTTAGGTTTTCAGCAAAATGAGTGGACAAGGTGAAGTTTGGACAAGGATTTGGGGGAAGTGAAAGTGGAGCCATACCTAGAGCATTCTCGTCAGCAGCCATCGGGGGAAAGGCTCTGATGGCGACATGGATTCATGCAGTGAGCAcagagagtgaggtggggagcAGACGGACACAAAGACCTCACTGTCTGTGTGACTGAGTTGGCGGGATAACCCTGCTCTAAAGAGCCCAGGCATGCTGTTTCTGAGACCAGGCCTTACTGTGTGACCCAGGTTGTTTCAAACTTAGAATTCACCTTACAGATGCTTACATTCCAAGTGTATGAGACTGTTCCCTGCCTGACATTATAAGGTATGTGGTATGCTGAGCctcactgtaatcccagcactcgggaggcagaagcattattatcaggagttcaaggccacttaGAAACCTGTAACAAGTTGAAGGATGGCCTGAGAACCACAatgagtccctgtctcagaagacCCTTGGGCTGGGAATGTAGATCCACGATCGGAAGCACCTCACCCACTgccaaaagagagaaagagagacttctcagaatttattttcttcagtgctgAAGTGGAAACACTCTTAGGCCCAACGCTAGCCTAAACCTTGGTTTTTGCATGTCCCAGCATCCTGTCTTACAGAATATGCTTTGTCAAACATTGCTTTAAAATCTCAAGAGAAATGTGTCTGACATAGTCTCTCTTCTAAAATTCATTCCTCGTAGGTTATCACTGTGAATATAAgatgaaaacaggaaggaagcccGACGGCTGTGCCATCTGCTTCAAACATTCCAAGTTCTCGCTCTTATCTGTGAACCCAGTGGAGTTCTGCCGCCGTGATATTCCTCTGTTGGACAGAGACAACATTGGATTAGTTTTACTCCTGCAGCCCAAGATCCCACGTGCTGCCTCTTCATCCATCTGCATAGCTAACACACATCTGCTGTATAATCCACGGCGTGGTGACATCAAGCTAACCCAGCTGGCAATGCTGCTGGCCGAGATTGCCAATGTGACCCATCGCAAAGATGGCAGCTCCTGTCCTATTGTCATGTGTGGTGACTTTAATTCTGTTCCTGGTTCTCCACTCTATAGTTTcataaaggaaggaaaattaaattatgaaggTCTTGCAATTGGAAAGGTAAGTGCCTGTCTCATCTCTGTTAGGAAGCCAGCTTTGGCAGCTCTGCCTGTCACGATGAGGGGATGGTCATCAATAGAGTGAAGATGGTCAACGCATGACTGAAAACACCAGGCATCTCATACCTCGCCACACTAAAAGATGATGATCCCACAATTATGAGCAAGTGGCCTTATTCACTTGgtttaattttgtcttttcacTATGAAAGCTTTCTGTCTAAAGGAATTAGCAGGTAGAAAGAGAAGTTTGAAGACAAGGAAACTTGAAGGCCCCCTTTACACGGGGTAGGAAAAGTTCTGAATGCTGGATGGGGACAGTACAGTAatttaatattcattatataagtTATCCTTTACATAGTACTAAGTTCTTGTGCAGTGCTAAATACTTTTATTCTTCAGcttaagagttatttttattagGCTCTGAATGATATCTCCATGCTTCCCTCTGCCTGTTTTAGATCATTTGGTTTTCAGTATGTTTAATCAAAAGAAGTCCTCCACCAACAGAATTTTCAGTGATagttttaaagttgattttagcGCCAAGCATCTGCCACAATAGAAACTGTATTACAGATAGCATAAAGAGTTAGAAAGCACTAGTGGGAAGCCATAGACATTTAGATGCTCACATAAGGAACCACGCTTGTGGAACGCCTGCATGTCCATGTAATAACGAGTGCTTTCTGAACTATCTGGACGGGAGCGATGGGCCTGCTTATTGTTTCTGATTACCTCCCATGAAAAACATAAACGTTTTAGTACGTAAATAGTTAAAGTCTGTTCACTTAAGATGCCTGTTGAAATTCTGTGCAGGTATCTGGCCAGGAACAGTCTTCACGGGGACAAAGAATTTTATCTATTCCAATTTGGCCCCCAAACCTAGGCATCTCTCAGAACTGTGTTTATGAGGCACAGCAGGTTCCCAAAGTAGAAAAGACAGGTGAGTGTGGGGACATTTTGGCAGTCTGCTGGGTAATGGTCTTCCCTTTGAAGTCATAAAGCTAAAACATCAAACTTTAGTATCTCTGGCATTTAGTGTTCATGTACACAAATACGAATAGCTCTGCtcatcctttttttgtttttttcgagacagggtttctctgtgtagtcctcgctatcctggaactcactttgtagaccaggctggccttgaactcagaaatccgcctgcctctgcctcccgagtgctgggattaaagacgtgtgccaacACGCCcggctctgcctctgcttcccaagtgctgggattaaaggcgtgcaccaccatgcccggccccaatttcctttttaagagttaaattttgggacttgagagatggctcagaggctctgtgttcaattcccagcacccacacaaccttctgtaatgggatcaatgccctcttctggtgtgtatgtgaagacagcaatggtgtactcacatatattaaaaaaaaaaaaaaaagttccaacgTTATCTGTGCATGAGTGACTTGCATGTTGCCTTAGAATTGTTTGCACTTCCCTCTGATTCTGTAGACCATCGAGATGTAGATATAGGATCAAACATTTAACCTGACTTCTAAACTAGACATGAGTCGGAAGGATTCGAGAGAAAGCTATGCTCTGGCAAACTAGAACAGAACTGTATGCACATTGGATTGATATGATTCCCTCTGCTCTTTCAGACAGTGATGTGACTCAGGCACAGCAGGAGGACGTGGAGGTCCCAGTGTCAGCTGACAAGTGAGTTCCGGAAGGCAGCAATGCACAGTCCCTGACTTTAACTgaataacacacaaaaaaaattcccTCTCAGAAAACACTGGGATCCAAAATGGAGTTCGTGCTATTCCACGCTGCAAAGGCTGCTGGGTTTATGACAAGTACACATGAATTCCAGGTCTGACTGCTGCTTTTTAGCTGTGAGACTCAAACATCTCTAGCGTTCTATTTCCTTACCTGGGTTGTGAGGATTCACAAAAGCAGTAGTTCATGCTTTGGCATGTTCTGGAAAACAGCATGTGGGCCTGGACTGGCCCAGGAACCCTGAAATGTATGTTGTAATATATTTAGAGAGCCCAGATCACAGGAAAGTATCTTCCCCCTTTTGTAGGACCCTTAGTCTTATTTAATTCACTATATCCCAGGCTACAGGCAACGTGACCCAGACACGAAGCTGTAGGGAGGGGCGTtgtctgtcattttcttttgaacTGTAGGAAAAACGTCTGAAGCAGAATGAAGCCCGTGTCAGCGTAAAAAGAAACCTGAATGCTTGGTCTGTGATTGACCAGTGGGTGTGTGGTAATTCATCAAGGCAGAGACCTAGGTCTGTCTCTTTAAGATTCTTGAGgtgtttattttatattgcaACTCACgttttttttcagcatttaaatGTAGGGCCCACATTAGAAGCATATCTCCttcaatttatctttttttttttttcagttttagtttGAATGTGTTGTTTTgacaaaaatattataagaataagaaacaatttttagtgaataaacattttaaatatagtaaCAGTTCCCCTATAGTTGATCAAATAAATGTGACATAACATGATGGTTTTGAGAAGTTAGATCTCTTACAAGGTTTagctctgtagcctaggctagcttgaGCTTTTGTCCTCCTTAACCTCCTAAGAGCTACCGTCACACTGCCGTCACActatgtgctgccatgcccttCCCTAACTCTGGCGTTGTGTAAGGTGTGAGacaaatgtgtatatgcataGCATTCACCAAAATGAGACACTGTCGGTAAGTTAACAGCTTGAAGGAGGCTTAACTTGCTTTtgtgtctcattatgtagctcaggctagctccaGCTTCCCACATGTGAAATTATGAACATGCACCACCTTTTATATTTAGTAATGCTATAAATATAAGTCCTTAGACATATTAAGGAGTTACCTGTGGTTATTGACTTAGCTTACAAAAATCAAGGGccatttttttttagtgttatGGCATGTGCATTGGTAGTTTGCATATGTTTGTCTATGAGAGGATATCgaatcccctggaaccagagttacagttgtgagctgccatgtgggtgctgggaattgaacctcagttctttggaagagcatccagtgctcttaactgctgagccatctcccgagTCCAAAGGACCAAATTTTTGTGTGTCCTTCAGCACCTACAATGGTGTATAGTTTTCCTTTATAGCATAAATGGGTCTTAAAATTCATGACATAGTAGAAAGAAATCTTTAGCCCTTTAGTCAGTAACATGCCATGTGTTTGCAGTGGTGAATGTGAGCCACTCTGGAGCTGTACTAAGAGGCAGCACAGACACAACAGGCCTGTGGCTTCTTTACCAGCAGAGACCCAGATGGTCCCAAATAGCTCTGCACACTGACCACTGAGAGCACCCTTCAAAACACaaccagagccaggcagtggggctcaccccttaatcccagcactaaggaggctgaagcaggtaggtctcccaagtttgaggccagccagagctgcatggagaaacctggtctcaaaaacaagaaatacAACCAAGAAGTGCACCCTGTGGCTCATTATGTAAATGGAGGCTCTCACAGGTATAATTTTAAGATCTGATTTAGCATATTGATACTTTTTACCCCATTTGCTGGGCTTTAGTCGCCATTTGTTTACAGTCACTGCATCAGTAAAGGAGTTCCCATTTGGAATATGGTTTATTTAAGTGAAACTCCTCTAGCTGGGTGTGGGGCTTACACTTGTGATCATAACATTGTGGTCATTGAGGCAGAAGTATCATGAAAAgggggacagcctgggctatgtaatgaTATTGAGGTTAGCCTGATCTATATAATAAACTTTACAAAAAAACCCCAGGCATAGTGGCTTACACTTATACCAGTACTCAAGCAACTGAGACAGGAATTGCCACAGATTTGAGGCCATCCTAAgctataaagtaagttccagtCTAACTGGGctataatgtaaaagaaaatcaaaagtatCCTAGTCTTTGTCTGAGAATGGAGTAGAAGGTAATTTTTCTATgaaatcttttccttttgctttagaGTGTCCTCGAATCTACAGCACGGTTTCAGCTTGTCATCTGTCTATTCCCATTATGTTCCTGACACTGGCGTTCCAGAGGTGACCACCTGCCATTCCCGAAGTGCCATAACTGTCGATTATATTTTCTACACTGCAAAGAAGGAGGACACTGCTCAGGGTCCAGGTAAAGAGTGTGTGGAAACACAACGCTAGAACTCACAGGGCCTGAGCTGAGCGCAGCAGCAAGGCAGAGGGCTAGCTGTAGGGTTGATGGATGAACTGGTCACGTGACTGCACAGAGCTTAACAGGGTACAGAGAACAAGGCAGTAACGAGCCCCAACACAAACTCTCACAGAACTGCAGCCTCAGTTGGCCCTTCAGTGCCAGTTAGCATCTAAGTCCTAGGCCACCGTCCGCTCTTCATAGATCCTGCCTCCCCATGGCAGCCACTCAGTAAGATGGTGAAGAACCACAGCTCTAGGATGGCTTCGAGCAGGTCAGAGCATACTGCTCACAGCAGACACTGGGCGTACTGACCCTGGGGCTGCTCTCAAGGACAGAAGTGGGCAGTACATTCCTGTTACACCTCAAGAAATCAGGTTGTATAAGCCAACCGAGGGTTTAAAACAGGAAGCATTGAGATACTAGAAACTTAATATCTGGAATCTATAGTATCAGGTTGTTTCACTAAACCAGTTAACTACCCAGTGTGCCCTGCCCTCGGTTTAGACAGTAAGGTCTGGAAGTTGCCATGCCTACAGAGTTCACTAGGTGGCAGGAGTACACCAGGGATCAGCAGCTCCAGTCTCCCTAAAGCATGGCATCTTTCACTTGGGTGGAGAATGACTGGGCTTGAACCATGCCATCTTATCCTGCAGCCACCTTTGCAGCCATCTTACCTTACAGCCCCTGCCAGGCTTCGCTCTGTGCATCAGAGTGGGCTGCTTGTCAGTCTCAGATTAACAATTTTATGTTACATTGTGTAAACTGtattaattgaaaaagaaaaagtatctgGCATAAATAACGTGAAGCTACATTTTAAGGATTATTAATAACAACTTTATAAAACTAtactgtgggctggtgagatggctcagcgggtaagagcacccgactgctcttccaaaggtgcagagttcaaatcccagcaaccacatggtggctcataaccattcttaacaagatctgactccctcttctggagtgtctgaagacagctacagtgtacttacatataataaataaataaatctttaataataaaaaaaaagagagagacttatttttaaaaaaatataaaactatactGTAAAAACTTTATTAGTTTTCCGGTGGGCTTCGGGTTCTGtttcagtgttttttaaaaaaaacttttaatttgtttaatgaCAGTTTGActaaatgtgtgtttctttatctAGGAGCTGAAGttgctttggttggtggcttgaAACTTCTAGCTAGACTGTCACTTCTAACAGAACAAGACTTGTGGACTGTGAATGGCCTTCCCAATGAGCACAACTCCTCAGATCACCTGCCTTTGCTGGCCAAGTTCAGGCTGGAGCTCTGACTACTGCTCATTCACAGGACTTCCTGTCTGTATTCTTTTCAAAGGatgtaaaaattttaagtatttgcATGCTGTTCATTTTTGTGATGTAGGGTTCTGAATTTCTGTTATATGCTTGAAATGGATTTGAAGAAACAaatttacaactttttttttaatgaaatattttcctgatAACTGATGTCTAAAGAACTTTATGGTAAATGACTTCTAAGTCCTGGTAAAGttaacagctttttaaaaatgtagctcATCTTGGCCCTGAAGACAGGAAGTCAGTGCTTTTTAGTACATCCGGTGGTCCTGCCCGACCTGCGAAGCTCAGCGTGCTGCCTTTCTGGAGACCTGATCTCATTGGGAGAAGCCTGTGCTTGTTCTTAGAAATCACCAGGTCATTCCTCCACAGGGTCCAAGCTTCTGAAGAGGCTTGACAGTGCGTGTGCTGTAGAGAACACTGGCCCATGTCACTGCCACCCTGAGCTGTGGGATGTGCCTACATTTTGTATTGGAAATAGCTGAGAAGTATAGATCACTCTCATGAGCAGAGCCCCTAGGGAGATATGGGGGTGCACACCTATAACCTTGTTAGCATTTGGAAGGTGGCGGCAAGTGGCTGTTTAAAGCCAGCTTGAGCAACATaacaagtttgagggcagcctgggctacatgaaaccctatcttaagacaaaaaaaaaaaagaccaagtccTTTATGTCCACTCCTGTCCTGGATAAAGGTTGCCATAAGGAAAGCAGATGGGCCAGGTACATCCACAAACATCCTTAACTCCAgcatctgggagacagaggcaggaggatcacagtgTCCCAGGCTGACCAGGACTCCACACTAGGCCCTGTGTCTCAAAGACAACAAAAGGCAGCAGACTCCAGGTTGTACCTCGGTCTCCTGTACTTGCCTTTCTGTTTAACAGTGGTGGGAGGCCCTTGGGTCAGGAGCGACATTTTGTTGATCCAATTTTGTATAAATTTATCAGAGAAGTGATCTTTGGAAGAAAGCTGGAGCTCCGCAGCTGTTTATCATTTGCCTCCAACATGCAGAAGTCATTGTGGGAGCTGTCGCTTAGACCTGGGAGGGAGCCTCACTGACTCTTGGCTGTGCAGTTGAGCTTGGTACCATGGTGCAGCAGGGTGCCATGGTGCTTACACTGTTCTGTGCAGCCTCACAGCAGCCTGACCAGCCAGTAGCTTGCCCTGTACACGTGTCGAATAGTAGAATTCTAAATGTAAGTAGaaatttctctgctttttaaaagtcaattcaGATTACAGGCATTTTTACTAAGTCATTACTGTGCCGTAATAAATGTTCTCTACAGTGAGTTTTATTAATAGAATGTTTTATATTAGACAATAAATCTttgcaatttaaatttttaattcatttattccaGTTGTTTTATGTGTAGTAGACTACTGCCTCAGAGGTGTGCAGACTAAGAAGTGCCCAGTGAGCACTGAGCAAGCCAACCTTGCTTTTCATATAGAGTATTAATATACTATTAAGATTGTCCATAGTTTTCAGTAATAGTCTGTAGGGTGCTAAGGGTCCTGGTTAGAGACATAATCATTATCAAATTACAGTGGTAATTGTCTCTTTTTAATATGGAGGATGTATTGAGTGAATTTGTATAGACATCATTGTGAACAAACTAACATTCATAAAAACCTTTGTAAAGTTTTTATATCCTGATAAATATAATGTGAATTTAGGCCTATTTCATGTATAGCACTTGGATACAGTTAATTTATAAATTGCTGATAGCTTAATGTTAATCTGTGGCCACATAACACTTCTCACAAGCTTTTAAAGCTCcaataaaaattatctattttctcTACTGTTGTGGACAGAGGAGCTGGCAACTCCTCTTGGTTTACCTGCCAAGCACAGTCAGATCTTTCACAGGCTAAAGTGTGAACTACCATGTgcctagtttgtgtgtgtgtgtgtgtgtttgtgtgtgtgtgtttgcttgcacatgtgtgtctggaaGCCAGAGGTGAGCCCTCTGGAGCCATCTACCTTTcatttttaagacaggctctctcactggcctagaacatGCCAAAGTAGGGTAAGCTGGCAGGCCAGCAAGGCTCAGAGATCGTCCTGTCTGCCTTCCTCATGTGAGACTTCGTGTGGGtacctggcttttcacatgggtcctggggaatcaCACTTGTGCTctctaactgagccatctcccagcctcatGCTGGCCAGGTTGTAAGTGCAAAGGGAAGTGTGATGATATCCTAGTTTTTACTATACCTTTTACCATCAAGACAATAGACACTTGAAATCTTGTCTTTCAGGATTGAGCATCTGCtagtttttaatcttttgttttttaaaaaaagttataagGCATAGAGTCCTTTGTACCTGTAAGCTGTAATACATAGTTGCACATTTGTTGGGCTTTGTGTTAAGTGTGCTGAGCTGCAGATATTGGCCTGTCACCTTCCTCAGCTCTTTCGTTACCTTTCAGTCATTATCAGAATGAGGCTAAGAGGCAAGTAATTGACATACAGGAAAATAGAATAATATTTAACAAAGTCTAGAAGAGGAAACACAGTGGTCAGTATGTTCAGtgggacaaaacagcaacaaaacaaacatcgTGAAGTCCTTCAGTTTCCAGAAGGGTTTTATTACAGTTCCATGCTGTGTGTGGACATGATGAGAGAGTGGAGCCTGAAGCATGCACTTGTGGTGTTCTGTAGAATACCATCAAGTCTTCACGGACTTAGAAAAATACCACTGAAACAATCACGgttcttcagaaatattttttaaaaatgtattggcCAGATCAAAGTCTAAGAGAATAAACAAGAATCTGAAGTATATGTCAAAAAAACTGTACAAGNTTGTACATAAAAGTCTAGCCTAGGAAAGCCTTGTGTAGTAAGCTGGAGGGCTGCAAAGGCTTCCCTTTGCTTACTCATGTCTGCTGAGGACACCCAGCTGACTCAAGGAAAGGGGTGTGCTCACGGTTCCCACGTGTGCAGAAAACACCTGGGCCACCTNGCACAACCAACAGCAGTCAGCTTGAAACTTGTCATTCAGCTCAGGGCATCTTGCCATGGTGCATAGGATAAGCTTGTTCCTGTCAAGTCAgttttcatcttcatcttcatcacaGCCAGGCTGAAAGGTCAGTCTGAGAGGTCAGATGTGCTGGGTTCATTTTTGCCGCCTTATTCCAATAAACTATTGCACAAGAATGTAGGTGTTTCGGgacttccttctgttttttttttttttttggaagttagTGTAATTACAGGCAGTAAAATTGAGTGACAAAGAGCCTTTTAAGTGTTTCTGTGACCTTGCCTTGAAAAATGAACCTAAAAATCAGAAAGTAGTTGTGGAAGAGATGAAACGACGAGTGTCACAGCTGGCTGCTGTTCTTTCCCT encodes the following:
- the Angel2 gene encoding protein angel homolog 2 isoform X3, whose translation is MEGTIKRNWEYLCSHNKENTKDLEDRNVDSTCEDREDKFDFSVMSYNILSQDLLEDNSHLYRHCRRPVLHWSFRFPNILKEIKHFDADVLCLQEVQEDHYGTEIRPSLESLGYHCEYKMKTGRKPDGCAICFKHSKFSLLSVNPVEFCRRDIPLLDRDNIGLVLLLQPKIPRAASSSICIANTHLLYNPRRGDIKLTQLAMLLAEIANVTHRKDGSSCPIVMCGDFNSVPGSPLYSFIKEGKLNYEGLAIGKVSGQEQSSRGQRILSIPIWPPNLGISQNCVYEAQQVPKVEKTDSDVTQAQQEDVEVPVSADKVSSNLQHGFSLSSVYSHYVPDTGVPEVTTCHSRSAITVDYIFYTAKKEDTAQGPGAEVALVGGLKLLARLSLLTEQDLWTVNGLPNEHNSSDHLPLLAKFRLEL
- the Angel2 gene encoding protein angel homolog 2 isoform X1, which encodes METWRCVRRGYGRCVAGRGRYSMFPYPLKSLGRDWTTPWEDLQKYCWHRHISSCLRWPGHYSRAPYPYFSSRHFSLNCRPPFLFESGTQFQYYNWRPDQLSNTSLIHLSRYVMNSDRDEPSSKRRKHQGTIKRNWEYLCSHNKENTKDLEDRNVDSTCEDREDKFDFSVMSYNILSQDLLEDNSHLYRHCRRPVLHWSFRFPNILKEIKHFDADVLCLQEVQEDHYGTEIRPSLESLGYHCEYKMKTGRKPDGCAICFKHSKFSLLSVNPVEFCRRDIPLLDRDNIGLVLLLQPKIPRAASSSICIANTHLLYNPRRGDIKLTQLAMLLAEIANVTHRKDGSSCPIVMCGDFNSVPGSPLYSFIKEGKLNYEGLAIGKVSGQEQSSRGQRILSIPIWPPNLGISQNCVYEAQQVPKVEKTDSDVTQAQQEDVEVPVSADKVSSNLQHGFSLSSVYSHYVPDTGVPEVTTCHSRSAITVDYIFYTAKKEDTAQGPGAEVALVGGLKLLARLSLLTEQDLWTVNGLPNEHNSSDHLPLLAKFRLEL
- the Angel2 gene encoding protein angel homolog 2 isoform X4, coding for MSYNILSQDLLEDNSHLYRHCRRPVLHWSFRFPNILKEIKHFDADVLCLQEVQEDHYGTEIRPSLESLGYHCEYKMKTGRKPDGCAICFKHSKFSLLSVNPVEFCRRDIPLLDRDNIGLVLLLQPKIPRAASSSICIANTHLLYNPRRGDIKLTQLAMLLAEIANVTHRKDGSSCPIVMCGDFNSVPGSPLYSFIKEGKLNYEGLAIGKVSGQEQSSRGQRILSIPIWPPNLGISQNCVYEAQQVPKVEKTDSDVTQAQQEDVEVPVSADKVSSNLQHGFSLSSVYSHYVPDTGVPEVTTCHSRSAITVDYIFYTAKKEDTAQGPGAEVALVGGLKLLARLSLLTEQDLWTVNGLPNEHNSSDHLPLLAKFRLEL
- the Angel2 gene encoding protein angel homolog 2 isoform X2 — translated: MFPYPLKSLGRDWTTPWEDLQKYCWHRHISSCLRWPGHYSRAPYPYFSSRHFSLNCRPPFLFESGTQFQYYNWRPDQLSNTSLIHLSRYVMNSDRDEPSSKRRKHQGTIKRNWEYLCSHNKENTKDLEDRNVDSTCEDREDKFDFSVMSYNILSQDLLEDNSHLYRHCRRPVLHWSFRFPNILKEIKHFDADVLCLQEVQEDHYGTEIRPSLESLGYHCEYKMKTGRKPDGCAICFKHSKFSLLSVNPVEFCRRDIPLLDRDNIGLVLLLQPKIPRAASSSICIANTHLLYNPRRGDIKLTQLAMLLAEIANVTHRKDGSSCPIVMCGDFNSVPGSPLYSFIKEGKLNYEGLAIGKVSGQEQSSRGQRILSIPIWPPNLGISQNCVYEAQQVPKVEKTDSDVTQAQQEDVEVPVSADKVSSNLQHGFSLSSVYSHYVPDTGVPEVTTCHSRSAITVDYIFYTAKKEDTAQGPGAEVALVGGLKLLARLSLLTEQDLWTVNGLPNEHNSSDHLPLLAKFRLEL